A region from the Algoriphagus machipongonensis genome encodes:
- a CDS encoding adenylate/guanylate cyclase domain-containing protein, with protein sequence MEAKDKHIEELQRQVDYYRKLSDEVAGQNIRSDSQISLLKRKLTQKENGFTILSALHDSFGQQIFEDEFFNNTLMLINTTLKMDKTVVLWKSPNNFDSFIPKFNMGFNRTEVEKLKQIEIDFQQEEEVIQRPFIKNKRLVPNEVSKKISAKIQIPYFIAVPIRTHGKIVAWIISGREKEAWPFYPTLDEGDLDTMVSISGFLEAGISNANLYYSLEKANEELEAYNQELEKRVAERTKDLRIKNQELTVEKKRSEDLLLNILPEETAEELKKYGFAKAKLQENATVMFTDFVNFTKFSSSISSEELVSELDHCFRNFDAITTKYRLEKIKTIGDAHMSACGVTGDGGDVADVIRAGIEMRDFVQSYAKEKPKHLQEYFQIRVGINTGPVVAGVVGLKKFSFDIWGDTVNTADRIQSGSVAGKVNVSESTYLLTKDLFDFENRGKISAKNKGMIPMYFVENLKKD encoded by the coding sequence TTGGAAGCTAAGGATAAACATATCGAAGAGCTGCAGCGGCAAGTTGACTATTACCGAAAACTCTCGGATGAAGTAGCAGGTCAAAATATCCGTAGTGACTCTCAAATATCCTTGTTAAAAAGAAAGCTGACTCAAAAAGAAAATGGCTTTACCATCTTGTCAGCTTTACATGATTCTTTTGGGCAGCAAATTTTTGAAGATGAGTTTTTTAATAACACCTTGATGTTGATCAATACCACCCTAAAGATGGATAAGACAGTGGTGTTGTGGAAATCCCCAAATAACTTTGATTCTTTCATCCCAAAATTCAATATGGGCTTTAATAGAACAGAGGTTGAGAAGCTAAAGCAAATCGAAATTGATTTCCAGCAAGAGGAAGAAGTAATCCAAAGACCATTTATTAAAAACAAAAGGTTGGTGCCCAATGAGGTGTCAAAAAAGATTAGTGCCAAAATTCAGATTCCCTATTTCATTGCTGTACCGATTCGTACCCATGGAAAAATAGTTGCTTGGATCATATCTGGAAGAGAGAAAGAGGCCTGGCCTTTTTATCCCACTTTGGACGAGGGAGATTTGGATACGATGGTGTCAATATCCGGTTTTTTGGAAGCGGGGATTTCGAATGCAAACCTTTATTATAGCTTGGAAAAAGCAAATGAAGAGTTGGAGGCATACAATCAGGAACTGGAAAAAAGGGTGGCAGAACGCACCAAAGATTTGAGGATCAAAAACCAAGAACTCACGGTAGAGAAAAAACGATCAGAAGATTTACTTCTCAACATTCTTCCTGAAGAAACAGCTGAGGAACTAAAAAAATATGGTTTTGCCAAAGCTAAGCTCCAGGAAAATGCAACAGTCATGTTTACTGATTTCGTGAACTTTACCAAATTTTCATCTAGTATTTCCTCGGAGGAATTGGTGTCTGAGTTGGATCATTGCTTCAGGAATTTTGATGCGATTACGACCAAATATCGATTGGAAAAAATTAAAACAATAGGTGATGCCCATATGAGTGCCTGTGGAGTTACCGGAGATGGTGGGGATGTGGCTGATGTAATTCGAGCGGGAATAGAAATGCGTGATTTTGTTCAGTCTTATGCTAAAGAAAAACCCAAACATCTCCAGGAATATTTTCAGATTAGAGTGGGTATTAATACAGGCCCTGTGGTGGCAGGTGTGGTGGGGTTAAAAAAGTTCTCATTTGATATTTGGGGAGACACTGTCAATACTGCAGACCGGATACAATCAGGGTCAGTTGCAGGAAAAGTAAACGTTTCGGAAAGCACCTATTTGTTGACCAAAGACCTTTTTGACTTTGAAAACAGGGGCAAAATTTCTGCAAAAAACAAGGGTATGATTCCCATGTACTTTGTAGAAAATCTGAAAAAGGATTAA
- a CDS encoding mechanosensitive ion channel family protein: protein MKYYKRLILPLLVTLILGFSKFYFGAQAKEWEGLMAYIPHINTVLIISGFTWCLLASMQILKSMFLKQYDISKEDNLRARKVYTQINILVKIANFIIILLAIGLVLLSFESVRKVGVGFFASAGVAGIIIGFSAQKAIGTLIAGIQIAFTQPFRLEDAVVVEGEWGWIEEINLNYIVVRIWDLRRLVLPTTYFLETPFQNWTRTSGDLLGSVFLYTDYTIPFDELRKELDRILETTDLWDKKVKVLQVSDAKEFTVETRILVSARNSPIAWDLRVYVREKMIEFIQKNYPDSLPKTRVVLEKKPSS from the coding sequence ATGAAATATTATAAACGACTGATTTTACCCTTGTTGGTAACATTAATATTGGGATTTTCTAAGTTCTATTTTGGAGCTCAGGCAAAAGAATGGGAGGGCTTGATGGCTTATATCCCGCACATCAATACCGTGTTAATCATCAGTGGTTTTACTTGGTGTCTTCTTGCTTCAATGCAAATCCTCAAGAGTATGTTTTTGAAGCAGTACGACATTTCAAAAGAGGATAATTTAAGGGCTAGGAAAGTCTACACACAGATTAATATCCTTGTTAAAATCGCCAATTTCATCATTATTCTTTTGGCAATTGGCTTAGTACTATTGTCATTTGAATCTGTCAGGAAAGTAGGTGTAGGGTTTTTTGCTTCAGCTGGAGTCGCCGGTATTATCATCGGCTTTTCTGCCCAAAAAGCCATTGGAACCTTAATAGCAGGTATTCAAATAGCATTTACACAACCCTTTCGATTAGAAGATGCCGTTGTAGTAGAAGGTGAATGGGGCTGGATAGAAGAAATCAACTTAAACTACATTGTTGTCAGGATTTGGGATCTAAGAAGACTGGTCTTACCTACAACTTATTTTTTAGAAACTCCATTTCAAAATTGGACGAGGACATCAGGAGATTTATTAGGATCCGTATTTCTGTACACAGATTATACAATCCCATTCGATGAACTTAGAAAAGAACTCGATAGAATTCTCGAAACTACAGATCTTTGGGACAAGAAAGTGAAAGTCTTACAAGTCAGTGATGCTAAGGAGTTTACAGTAGAAACAAGAATTTTGGTCAGCGCCAGGAACTCTCCTATCGCTTGGGATTTAAGAGTTTATGTTAGGGAAAAAATGATTGAATTCATTCAGAAAAATTACCCTGATAGCTTACCAAAAACTCGGGTGGTCCTTGAGAAAAAACCTAGTAGTTAA
- a CDS encoding glycoside hydrolase family 43 protein: MKLNHKLLFGALALAFACSSPKETKEEEVVELSGNPIFEGWYADPEGIVFGDEYWIYPTYSAGYTDQLHFDAFSSKDLVTWEKHANILDTAAIKWAKQAMWAPAAIEKDGKYYFFFAANDVQRPSRPGWDPDNDINHYGGIGIAVADNPGGPFKDYLGKPLIDDFYNDAQPIDQFVFKDTDGSYYMLYGGWSHCNIGKLNDDFTGFEPWEDGELFHEITPEGYVEGPFVFIRNGKYYFMWSEGGWTNDSYKVAYAMSDQITGPWERIGTILESDTTIATGAGHNSAFQKPGSDDWYMVYHRRPIPNEGRDHRVTSIDVMEFNEDGTIKPIKMTFEGVEANPIQ; encoded by the coding sequence ATGAAACTCAATCATAAATTACTATTCGGAGCGCTAGCTCTGGCTTTTGCCTGCTCATCTCCAAAAGAAACAAAGGAAGAAGAGGTTGTTGAACTATCCGGGAACCCCATTTTTGAAGGCTGGTATGCTGACCCAGAGGGCATCGTATTTGGCGATGAATACTGGATTTATCCAACCTATTCGGCAGGTTATACAGACCAGCTCCACTTTGATGCCTTTTCTTCCAAGGATCTCGTAACCTGGGAAAAGCATGCAAACATCTTGGATACAGCAGCTATCAAATGGGCAAAACAAGCCATGTGGGCTCCAGCAGCAATAGAGAAAGACGGTAAGTATTACTTCTTTTTTGCAGCGAATGATGTACAGCGACCAAGCAGACCGGGATGGGATCCAGATAATGACATCAATCATTATGGTGGGATTGGTATCGCTGTGGCAGATAATCCAGGTGGCCCATTTAAGGATTATTTGGGCAAGCCTCTCATTGATGATTTCTATAACGATGCCCAACCCATTGACCAATTTGTATTTAAGGATACCGATGGTTCCTATTACATGCTCTATGGTGGATGGAGTCACTGTAATATTGGCAAACTGAACGATGATTTTACCGGATTCGAGCCATGGGAAGATGGGGAATTATTTCATGAAATTACTCCGGAAGGCTATGTAGAAGGACCCTTTGTATTTATCCGAAATGGAAAATACTATTTTATGTGGTCTGAGGGTGGATGGACCAATGACAGCTATAAAGTTGCCTATGCCATGTCTGACCAAATCACAGGGCCTTGGGAAAGAATCGGAACTATACTAGAGTCAGATACCACCATTGCCACTGGAGCTGGACATAATTCGGCCTTCCAAAAGCCTGGATCAGATGATTGGTACATGGTATATCATCGCCGCCCTATTCCTAACGAAGGAAGAGATCACCGTGTCACAAGTATTGATGTAATGGAGTTTAATGAAGACGGAACGATCAAACCAATCAAAATGACATTCGAGGGAGTTGAAGCTAACCCTATCCAATAA